A section of the Jaculus jaculus isolate mJacJac1 chromosome 6, mJacJac1.mat.Y.cur, whole genome shotgun sequence genome encodes:
- the F12 gene encoding coagulation factor XII isoform X2, with amino-acid sequence MRALLFLGTLLGSLESALSAPSWKAPKEHKQGASELTVVLTVTGELCHFPFQYHRRLYHKCIHKGWPGSRPWCATTPNFDQDQKWAYCLEPQNVKEKCFEPQLLLFFNEDDVWLRAEPTGIARCQCKGPNSQCKTLASQVCSTNRCLNGGRCLQAEGHSLCHCPEGYTGPFCDLDTKATCYHDRGHSYRGKVDTTLSGARCQRWTSEATYRNMTEEQALSRGLGHHAFCRNPDNDIRPWCFVWSGDRLSWDYCDLEQCQAPTQAAVTPLERQDVPVPQPSAGQKLQPTSQTPPHPQTPEVLGPQNESRTSSSTGCGQRLSKRLSSLRRVVGGLVALRGAHPYIAALYWDHSFCAGSLIAPCWVLTAAHCLQHRPAPGEMTVVLGQERYNQSCEQCQTLAVRSYVLHEAFSPITYQHDLALVRLQESEDGSCALMSPYVQPVCLPGSAAPPSQPEAAVCEVAGWGHQFEGAEEYSTFLQEAQVPFISLEQCSTSEVHGDAILPGMLCAGFLEGGTDACQGDSGGPLVCEKEPGHGLTLRGIISWGSGCGDRNKPGVYTDVANYLPWIQKHTAT; translated from the exons ATGAGGGCTTTGCTGTTCCTGGGGACCCTACTGGGAAGCCTGGAGTCCGCGCTCTCG GCTCCATCGTGGAAGGCTCCCAAGGAGCACAAGCAGGGAGCTAGTGAGCTCACGGTGG TTCTCACTGTCACCGGAGAGCTCTGCCATTTCCCCTTCCAGTACCATCGCCGGCTGTACCACAAATGTATTCACAAGGGCTGGCCAGGCTCCCGACCCTG GTGTGCTACCACCCCCAACTTTGACCAGGACCAGAAGTGGGCATACTGCTTGGAGCCCCAAAATGTGAAAG AGAAGTGCTTTGAACCTCAGCTTCTCCTGTTCTTCAATGAGGATGACGTATGGCTTCGAGCAGAGCCCACAGGCATAGCCAGATGCCAGTGCAAAGGTCCTAACTCTCAGTGCAAGACGTTGGCCAGTCAGG TCTGCAGCACAAACCGGTGCCTCAATGGGGGTCGCTGCCTACAGGCAGAGGGACACTCCTTGTGCCATTGCCCCGAGGGCTACACCGGACCCTTCTGTGACCTAG ACACGAAGGCGACCTGCTACCACGACAGGGGCCACAGCTACCGTGGCAAGGTGGACACCACTCTATCGGGTGCACGGTGTCAGCGATGGACCTCGGAGGCCACCTACCGGAACATGACCGAGGAGCAAGCGTTGAGCCGGggcctgggccaccatgccttctgccg GAACCCAGATAATGACATTCGTCCGTGGTGCTTTGTCTGGAGTGGGGACAGGCTGAGCTGGGACTATTGCGACCTGGAGCAGTGCCAGGCCCCAACCCAGGCAGCAGTTACACCCCTCGAACGTCAGGACGTGCCCGTACCCCAGCCTTCCGCAgggcagaagcttcagcccaCGTCCCAGACTCCACCTCACCCCCAGACCCCTG aggttCTCGGGCCGCAGAACGAGTCCAGGACCAGCAGCTCCACGGGCTGCGGACAGCGGCTCAGCAAGCGACTGTCGTCGCTGCGGCGCGTCGTGGGCGGCCTGGTGGCGCTGCGCGGGGCGCATCCCTACATCGCCGCGCTCTACTGGGACCACAGCTTCTGCGCCGGGAGCCTCATCGCCCCCTGCTGGGTGCTGACGGCGGCGCACTGCCTGCAGCACCG GCCGGCGCCCGGGGAAATGACGGTGGTGCTGGGTCAAGAGCGCTATAACCAGAGCTGTGAGCAGTGCCAGACGCTGGCCGTGCGCTCCTACGTCCTCCACGAGGCCTTCTCCCCCATCACCTACCAGCACGACTTGG CTTTGGTGCGCCTGCAAGAGAGCGAGGACGGCAGCTGCGCGCTCATGTCGCCCTACGTTCAGCCAGTGTGCCTGCCCGGCAGCGCCGCGCCACCCTCCCAGCCAGAGGCCGCTGTCTGCGAGGTGGCCGGCTGGGGTCACCAGTTTGAGG GGGCGGAGGAATATTCCACCTTCCTGCAGGAGGCGCAGGTTCCCTTCATCTCCCTGGAGCAATGCTCGACCTCGGAAGTGCACGGGGACGCCATCCTCCCTGGGATGCTCTGCGCTGGCTTCCTTGAGGGCGGCACCGACGCATGCCAG GGTGACTCCGGGGGCCCTCTAGTGTGTGAGAAAGAGCCTGGGCACGGTCTCACGCTGCGTGGTATCATCAGTTGGGGCTCTGGCTGTGGCGACCGCAATAAGCCCGGTGTCTACACAGACGTGGCCAACTACCTGCCTTGGATCCAGAAGCACACAGCTACCTAA
- the F12 gene encoding coagulation factor XII isoform X1, which produces MRALLFLGTLLGSLESALSAPSWKAPKEHKQGASELTVVLTVTGELCHFPFQYHRRLYHKCIHKGWPGSRPWCATTPNFDQDQKWAYCLEPQNVKDHCSKHNPCHKGGTCVNTLKGPHCLCRENLTGKHCQKEKCFEPQLLLFFNEDDVWLRAEPTGIARCQCKGPNSQCKTLASQVCSTNRCLNGGRCLQAEGHSLCHCPEGYTGPFCDLDTKATCYHDRGHSYRGKVDTTLSGARCQRWTSEATYRNMTEEQALSRGLGHHAFCRNPDNDIRPWCFVWSGDRLSWDYCDLEQCQAPTQAAVTPLERQDVPVPQPSAGQKLQPTSQTPPHPQTPEVLGPQNESRTSSSTGCGQRLSKRLSSLRRVVGGLVALRGAHPYIAALYWDHSFCAGSLIAPCWVLTAAHCLQHRPAPGEMTVVLGQERYNQSCEQCQTLAVRSYVLHEAFSPITYQHDLALVRLQESEDGSCALMSPYVQPVCLPGSAAPPSQPEAAVCEVAGWGHQFEGAEEYSTFLQEAQVPFISLEQCSTSEVHGDAILPGMLCAGFLEGGTDACQGDSGGPLVCEKEPGHGLTLRGIISWGSGCGDRNKPGVYTDVANYLPWIQKHTAT; this is translated from the exons ATGAGGGCTTTGCTGTTCCTGGGGACCCTACTGGGAAGCCTGGAGTCCGCGCTCTCG GCTCCATCGTGGAAGGCTCCCAAGGAGCACAAGCAGGGAGCTAGTGAGCTCACGGTGG TTCTCACTGTCACCGGAGAGCTCTGCCATTTCCCCTTCCAGTACCATCGCCGGCTGTACCACAAATGTATTCACAAGGGCTGGCCAGGCTCCCGACCCTG GTGTGCTACCACCCCCAACTTTGACCAGGACCAGAAGTGGGCATACTGCTTGGAGCCCCAAAATGTGAAAG ATCACTGCAGCAAACACAACCCCTGCCACAAAGGAGGGACGTGTGTGAACACCCTGAAGGGCCCACACTGCCTCTGTCGGGAAAACCTCACTGGAAAGCACTGCCAAAAAG AGAAGTGCTTTGAACCTCAGCTTCTCCTGTTCTTCAATGAGGATGACGTATGGCTTCGAGCAGAGCCCACAGGCATAGCCAGATGCCAGTGCAAAGGTCCTAACTCTCAGTGCAAGACGTTGGCCAGTCAGG TCTGCAGCACAAACCGGTGCCTCAATGGGGGTCGCTGCCTACAGGCAGAGGGACACTCCTTGTGCCATTGCCCCGAGGGCTACACCGGACCCTTCTGTGACCTAG ACACGAAGGCGACCTGCTACCACGACAGGGGCCACAGCTACCGTGGCAAGGTGGACACCACTCTATCGGGTGCACGGTGTCAGCGATGGACCTCGGAGGCCACCTACCGGAACATGACCGAGGAGCAAGCGTTGAGCCGGggcctgggccaccatgccttctgccg GAACCCAGATAATGACATTCGTCCGTGGTGCTTTGTCTGGAGTGGGGACAGGCTGAGCTGGGACTATTGCGACCTGGAGCAGTGCCAGGCCCCAACCCAGGCAGCAGTTACACCCCTCGAACGTCAGGACGTGCCCGTACCCCAGCCTTCCGCAgggcagaagcttcagcccaCGTCCCAGACTCCACCTCACCCCCAGACCCCTG aggttCTCGGGCCGCAGAACGAGTCCAGGACCAGCAGCTCCACGGGCTGCGGACAGCGGCTCAGCAAGCGACTGTCGTCGCTGCGGCGCGTCGTGGGCGGCCTGGTGGCGCTGCGCGGGGCGCATCCCTACATCGCCGCGCTCTACTGGGACCACAGCTTCTGCGCCGGGAGCCTCATCGCCCCCTGCTGGGTGCTGACGGCGGCGCACTGCCTGCAGCACCG GCCGGCGCCCGGGGAAATGACGGTGGTGCTGGGTCAAGAGCGCTATAACCAGAGCTGTGAGCAGTGCCAGACGCTGGCCGTGCGCTCCTACGTCCTCCACGAGGCCTTCTCCCCCATCACCTACCAGCACGACTTGG CTTTGGTGCGCCTGCAAGAGAGCGAGGACGGCAGCTGCGCGCTCATGTCGCCCTACGTTCAGCCAGTGTGCCTGCCCGGCAGCGCCGCGCCACCCTCCCAGCCAGAGGCCGCTGTCTGCGAGGTGGCCGGCTGGGGTCACCAGTTTGAGG GGGCGGAGGAATATTCCACCTTCCTGCAGGAGGCGCAGGTTCCCTTCATCTCCCTGGAGCAATGCTCGACCTCGGAAGTGCACGGGGACGCCATCCTCCCTGGGATGCTCTGCGCTGGCTTCCTTGAGGGCGGCACCGACGCATGCCAG GGTGACTCCGGGGGCCCTCTAGTGTGTGAGAAAGAGCCTGGGCACGGTCTCACGCTGCGTGGTATCATCAGTTGGGGCTCTGGCTGTGGCGACCGCAATAAGCCCGGTGTCTACACAGACGTGGCCAACTACCTGCCTTGGATCCAGAAGCACACAGCTACCTAA
- the Pfn3 gene encoding profilin-3, translating into MGDWTGYISAVLRDQRIDDVAIVGHSDNRCVWASRPGGLLAAISPQEVGVLTGPDRHTFLQTGLSVAGRRCCVIRDHLLAEGDRVLDARTKGLDGRAVCVGHTPRALLVLMGRRGVHGGVLNKTVHDLMCGLHVQSS; encoded by the coding sequence ATGGGTGACTGGACCGGCTACATCAGCGCGGTGCTGAGGGACCAACGCATCGACGACGTGGCCATCGTGGGCCACTCGGACAATCGCTGCGTGTGGGCATCGCGACCCGGAGGCTTGCTAGCGGCCATCTCCCCGCAGGAGGTGGGTGTGCTCACGGGACCCGACCGGCACACCTTCCTGCAGACCGGCCTGAGCGTGGCGGGCCGCCGCTGCTGCGTCATCCGCGACCACCTGCTGGCCGAGGGTGACCGGGTGCTGGACGCGCGCACCAAGGGGCTGGACGGGCGTGCGGTGTGCGTGGGCCACACGCCGCGGGCGCTGCTGGTGCTCATGGGCAGGCGCGGCGTGCACGGAGGCGTCCTCAACAAGACCGTACACGACCTGATGTGCGGGCTGCACGTGCAGAGCTCCTAG